From a single Halorussus limi genomic region:
- a CDS encoding Cdc6/Cdc18 family protein translates to MDDETTSNQSAPPDESERDPVFIYEDKIFQREKLLDVDHVPESTERIVGRDEHISRMASAINPVLFNSPPTHLIIYGKTGTGKSLIARHITQRLSTEAARENIDVETIRIDCGTRSTEAEAVKTLARKFNDEEITGVSVPEKGLGTGDYYDRLWEVVEQQCDVVFFILDEIDKLKSDEILRNLSRAGEDNNVTNTSIGVIGVSNKIDYSDTLSERVKSSFQYEDIVFKPYDANQLREILRKRKDAFKDEVLSEDVIPLCAALCAKEHGDARKAMSTFRNAGKVAREQDKEKVTEEHVYAGKERAEMDRFNELIRGTPPQGKAILLALTLLTEKTDSDGHSTRSIYNAYEQITGQIDMDCLSERRVGELLEEQDFLNVIQAERTSRGRGKGMYKEHRLLEETDIVKEVLVSDSRFDNWR, encoded by the coding sequence ATGGACGACGAGACGACATCCAATCAATCGGCCCCACCAGACGAGAGCGAACGGGATCCTGTGTTCATCTACGAGGACAAAATATTTCAACGCGAGAAACTCCTCGACGTGGACCACGTCCCAGAAAGCACCGAGCGAATCGTCGGTCGAGACGAGCATATCAGCCGCATGGCGAGCGCCATCAATCCGGTCCTCTTCAACAGCCCACCGACACACCTCATAATCTATGGCAAGACCGGAACCGGGAAGTCACTCATTGCTCGCCACATCACGCAACGACTCTCAACCGAGGCCGCCCGCGAGAACATTGATGTTGAGACGATTCGAATCGACTGTGGAACTCGGAGTACCGAAGCAGAGGCTGTCAAGACACTCGCCCGGAAATTCAACGACGAAGAAATAACGGGAGTTTCGGTGCCGGAAAAGGGTCTTGGAACTGGTGACTACTATGACCGACTCTGGGAAGTCGTAGAGCAACAGTGTGACGTGGTGTTCTTCATTCTGGACGAGATTGACAAGCTGAAATCCGATGAAATTCTGCGGAACCTCTCACGTGCTGGTGAGGACAACAACGTCACCAACACCTCCATCGGCGTCATCGGGGTCAGCAACAAGATAGACTATTCCGACACATTAAGTGAGCGCGTCAAGAGCAGCTTCCAGTACGAGGATATCGTGTTCAAACCCTACGACGCGAACCAGCTTCGTGAAATACTCCGAAAACGAAAGGATGCATTCAAAGATGAGGTTCTGAGCGAAGACGTGATTCCGCTTTGTGCGGCCCTCTGTGCAAAGGAACATGGGGACGCTCGCAAAGCCATGTCCACATTCCGGAATGCTGGGAAGGTCGCCCGAGAGCAGGACAAGGAGAAGGTAACGGAAGAACACGTCTATGCAGGAAAAGAGCGGGCTGAGATGGACCGGTTTAACGAGTTGATACGTGGGACGCCGCCACAGGGGAAAGCGATTCTGCTTGCGCTCACACTACTTACGGAGAAAACCGATTCGGACGGTCACTCAACTCGGAGCATCTACAACGCGTACGAGCAAATCACGGGCCAAATCGATATGGACTGTCTCTCAGAGCGCCGTGTTGGGGAGCTCCTCGAAGAACAAGACTTCTTGAACGTGATTCAAGCAGAGCGGACGAGTCGTGGTCGAGGAAAGGGAATGTACAAGGAACATCGGTTGCTCGAAGAGACAGATATCGTGAAAGAGGTCCTCGTATCTGATAGTCGGTTCGACAACTGGCGATAG
- a CDS encoding aldo/keto reductase, producing MEYTTFGNTGIKVSRICLGCMGFGSSDWRPWVLDPEEGEEIIERAVELGINFFDTANMYSNGESERVLGNALDGRRDESVVATKCYFQMDEDDPNSGGLSRKAIEKELENSLDRLGMDTIDLYQIHRWDDDTPIEQTLRALDDAVRRGKIRHVGASSMWAHQFADALHISDSLGLERFQTMQNHYNLVYREEEREMLPLCEKENVGVMPWSPLARGYLTRPHEDIDATTRGETEEHMYDHPYREGGGKEINERVQELAADKGVTMAQISLAWILHKDWVDAPIVGTTSVEHLEDAVEALEIDLSASDVAYLEEPYKPVPVSGHD from the coding sequence GCTTCGGGTCCAGCGACTGGCGGCCGTGGGTGCTGGACCCCGAGGAGGGCGAGGAGATAATCGAGCGCGCCGTGGAGTTGGGTATTAACTTCTTCGACACCGCCAACATGTATTCGAACGGCGAGAGCGAGCGCGTCCTCGGCAATGCGCTCGACGGGCGGCGCGACGAGAGCGTGGTCGCGACGAAGTGCTACTTCCAGATGGACGAGGACGACCCCAACTCCGGGGGACTCTCCCGGAAGGCCATCGAGAAGGAGTTGGAGAACAGCCTTGACCGTCTCGGGATGGACACTATTGACCTCTATCAGATTCACCGGTGGGACGACGACACGCCCATCGAGCAGACGCTTCGCGCGCTGGACGACGCGGTGCGCCGCGGGAAGATCCGCCACGTCGGGGCGTCCTCGATGTGGGCCCACCAGTTCGCCGACGCGCTCCACATCAGCGACAGCCTCGGACTGGAGCGGTTTCAGACGATGCAGAATCACTACAACCTCGTCTACCGCGAAGAGGAACGCGAGATGCTCCCGCTCTGCGAGAAGGAGAACGTCGGCGTGATGCCGTGGAGTCCGCTCGCGCGGGGGTACCTGACTCGGCCCCACGAGGATATCGACGCGACGACGCGCGGCGAGACGGAGGAACACATGTACGACCACCCCTACCGCGAGGGCGGCGGCAAGGAGATAAACGAACGCGTGCAGGAACTCGCCGCAGACAAGGGCGTCACGATGGCCCAAATTTCGCTGGCGTGGATTCTGCACAAGGACTGGGTGGACGCGCCCATCGTCGGCACCACCAGCGTCGAACATCTGGAGGACGCCGTGGAGGCGCTGGAAATCGACCTCTCGGCCAGCGACGTGGCGTATCTCGAAGAACCCTACAAACCCGTACCGGTATCGGGCCACGACTAA